A genomic window from Sporosarcina sp. Marseille-Q4063 includes:
- a CDS encoding zinc-binding dehydrogenase, whose amino-acid sequence MKAFVHELGELKISEVNEPVANKREVVVKLRTAGLNRRDLYIPNRRGDEADALVLGSDGAGVIDSVGEGVTDFAVGDEVIINPALRWETNSVAPPEGFDILGMPDNGTFAQKIVISSEQVELKPKHLTWEEAGVLALSALTGYRALFTKGNLKEGETVFIPGAGSGVATYLISFAKNIGARVIVTSRSEEKRQHALELGADIALDTNGDWKQELDGETIDLVIESVGRATFNRSLEVLKKGGRIVVFGATTEDTVELDLRNFFYSQFQLLGSTMGSREELREMIAHIEKYETHPVVDKTFTLDDAVKAFDYLEQSKNFGKVAFRISE is encoded by the coding sequence ATGAAAGCATTTGTACATGAACTCGGCGAATTAAAAATTAGTGAAGTGAATGAACCAGTAGCAAATAAAAGGGAGGTAGTCGTTAAACTCCGCACTGCAGGCTTGAATCGACGCGATTTATACATACCTAATCGTCGCGGGGATGAGGCAGATGCCCTCGTGTTAGGTTCTGACGGTGCCGGCGTTATCGATTCAGTTGGAGAAGGTGTAACAGACTTTGCAGTTGGTGACGAAGTAATTATAAATCCGGCTTTAAGATGGGAGACTAATAGTGTTGCCCCGCCAGAAGGGTTTGATATTTTAGGCATGCCAGACAATGGCACGTTTGCCCAAAAGATTGTCATCTCTTCAGAGCAAGTTGAATTAAAACCGAAGCACCTAACTTGGGAAGAGGCTGGCGTACTGGCCTTGTCCGCATTAACGGGTTACCGTGCCTTATTTACAAAAGGAAATTTGAAAGAAGGGGAAACAGTTTTCATACCAGGTGCGGGTAGCGGCGTGGCCACTTATTTAATTTCATTTGCCAAAAATATCGGGGCCCGCGTTATCGTGACATCTCGAAGCGAGGAAAAGCGTCAACATGCACTTGAATTAGGTGCGGATATTGCGCTAGATACGAATGGCGATTGGAAACAAGAATTGGATGGAGAAACTATTGATTTAGTAATTGAAAGTGTTGGTCGAGCGACATTTAATCGTTCTTTGGAAGTCTTAAAAAAAGGCGGACGAATCGTTGTATTCGGGGCAACTACGGAAGACACTGTAGAGTTGGATTTACGAAACTTTTTCTACAGCCAATTTCAATTACTCGGTTCTACTATGGGAAGCAGGGAAGAGTTACGTGAGATGATTGCCCATATTGAGAAATACGAAACACATCCGGTTGTTGATAAGACATTTACACTAGATGATGCAGTTAAGGCGTTTGATTATCTCGAACAGAGTAAAAACTTTGGCAAGGTTGCATTTCGAATAAGCGAATAA
- a CDS encoding RNA-guided endonuclease TnpB family protein, which yields MDITITAKIRLYPNEKDKPKLLDTARAFREALNFASGIAHRSNIRVNSSLQKITYQSLREKFKLKSQMACSVSRSVVAKYKSMDSNGVKNTLAIYKRSEYDLVRNRDYSFRGDTISLNTIYGRVVSNYNTKGMKNFFNGTWKFGTAKLIARKNKYYLHIPMSKKVPTLDQNNLMNLVGVDLGINFIATIYDNSGKTQFFSGKQIKQKRAHFKMLRQELQRKRTPSARRRLKKIGGRENRWMTDVNHQITKTLVNQYGENTLFVLENLSGIRKSLEKVRRKNRYTSVSWAFAQFRDFLTYKSQLCKSEVLLVDPKYTSQDCPKCSHRDKNNRNKRLRLFTCKKCNYSSNDDRIGAMNLYNKGSLKYLGRVSA from the coding sequence ATGGATATTACTATTACCGCTAAAATCAGACTTTATCCTAATGAAAAGGATAAACCTAAATTATTAGATACGGCCCGCGCTTTTAGAGAAGCTCTTAATTTTGCATCGGGGATCGCACATAGGTCCAACATCAGAGTGAATAGTAGTTTGCAAAAAATAACCTATCAATCATTAAGAGAAAAATTCAAATTGAAATCTCAAATGGCTTGTAGTGTAAGTAGGTCTGTTGTAGCGAAATATAAATCTATGGACTCAAATGGAGTCAAAAATACTCTAGCAATTTATAAGCGTTCTGAATATGATTTGGTTCGTAATCGTGATTACAGCTTTAGAGGAGATACAATCTCCTTAAACACTATCTATGGTCGAGTTGTTTCGAATTACAATACCAAAGGTATGAAAAACTTTTTCAACGGCACTTGGAAATTTGGTACAGCTAAATTAATTGCAAGGAAGAATAAGTATTATTTGCACATCCCTATGTCGAAAAAAGTTCCGACTTTAGACCAAAATAACCTTATGAATCTGGTGGGTGTTGATTTAGGCATCAATTTCATCGCCACCATCTATGATAATAGTGGGAAAACACAATTTTTTAGCGGTAAGCAAATTAAACAAAAAAGAGCCCACTTTAAAATGTTGCGACAAGAACTTCAAAGGAAGCGGACACCTTCTGCTCGCCGAAGACTGAAGAAAATTGGTGGACGAGAGAACCGTTGGATGACTGATGTAAATCATCAGATAACTAAGACACTCGTAAACCAATATGGCGAAAATACGCTTTTTGTTTTGGAAAATTTATCGGGCATCAGAAAATCCCTCGAAAAAGTACGTAGAAAAAATAGATATACCTCTGTTTCTTGGGCTTTTGCCCAATTTAGAGACTTCTTAACTTATAAATCGCAGCTTTGTAAATCCGAGGTCTTATTAGTGGATCCTAAATACACTTCGCAAGATTGTCCGAAATGTAGCCATAGAGATAAAAACAATAGGAACAAAAGGCTGCGACTTTTTACTTGCAAGAAATGTAATTATAGCTCTAATGATGATCGCATTGGAGCTATGAATCTCTATAATAAGGGAAGTTTGAAGTACCTTGGTAGAGTATCTGCCTAG
- a CDS encoding formate--tetrahydrofolate ligase, whose amino-acid sequence MTRKVEPLTDLEIATRAEMKSIWDIAFAAGIPEEAVEPFGRYKAKIDVTKLKKTTTKGKVILVTAISPTPAGEGKSTVTVGLADAFTKLNEKVMIALREPSLGPVMGMKGGATGGGYAQVLPMEEINLHFNGDIHAITTANNALSALIDNHLHRGNELQLDPRRITWKRVLDMNDRALRHVTIGLGGPAQGIPREDGFDITVASEIMAVFCLAKDLIDLKERISRIVIGYTYKKEAVTVADLGVEGALTLLLKEAFKPNLVQTIEGTPALIHGGPFANIAHGCNSLIATNTARHLADFVITEAGFGSDLGAEKFMNIKARQGGFSPDAVVVVATVRALKMHGGVLKSDLAIENTEAVIQGLPNLAKHIETIRTFGVEPVVGINRFIKDSPSEIDAILNWCKEKGIRVAIANVWEDGGEGGIELAKEVLDVLNEPNNFAALYDVEESIYNKVRKIVQQVYGGEDVIFTDQAQRNMKDIERNGWDVLPICMAKTQYSFSDEPKLLGRPEGFSITVREIIPKLGAGFLVCLTGDIMTMPGLPKSPAALNMDVDENGNAIGLM is encoded by the coding sequence ATGACTAGAAAAGTTGAACCGCTCACTGATTTGGAAATTGCAACACGCGCTGAAATGAAATCAATTTGGGATATTGCTTTCGCGGCAGGTATTCCTGAGGAAGCAGTTGAACCATTTGGCAGATATAAAGCAAAAATTGATGTTACAAAATTAAAGAAAACAACAACAAAAGGAAAAGTTATTCTTGTCACAGCAATTAGCCCGACTCCGGCTGGTGAAGGAAAATCGACAGTAACTGTAGGACTTGCTGATGCATTTACAAAACTTAATGAAAAAGTGATGATTGCATTGCGCGAGCCTTCACTCGGGCCTGTCATGGGCATGAAAGGCGGAGCCACTGGCGGCGGATATGCTCAGGTGCTTCCAATGGAGGAAATTAATCTACATTTTAATGGTGATATCCATGCAATTACAACAGCAAATAATGCTTTAAGTGCACTCATTGATAATCATCTACATAGGGGTAACGAGTTGCAATTAGACCCTCGTAGAATCACATGGAAACGAGTTCTTGATATGAATGACCGAGCGTTGCGACATGTGACAATAGGCCTCGGCGGACCCGCACAAGGAATTCCGCGTGAAGATGGTTTTGATATTACAGTCGCCTCTGAAATCATGGCAGTCTTTTGTTTAGCAAAGGACCTAATTGACTTAAAAGAACGTATTTCACGCATTGTCATCGGTTACACATATAAAAAGGAAGCGGTTACAGTCGCTGATCTTGGCGTTGAAGGCGCGTTGACGTTATTGCTTAAAGAAGCATTTAAACCGAACTTGGTGCAGACGATTGAAGGCACGCCGGCATTAATTCACGGAGGACCTTTCGCGAATATTGCGCATGGCTGCAACTCTTTAATTGCAACGAATACTGCAAGGCACCTTGCTGACTTTGTCATTACAGAAGCGGGATTTGGTTCAGATCTAGGCGCAGAAAAATTCATGAATATTAAAGCAAGGCAAGGGGGCTTTTCACCAGATGCGGTCGTGGTCGTAGCAACCGTTCGTGCCCTTAAAATGCACGGTGGTGTATTAAAAAGTGACCTGGCCATTGAAAATACAGAAGCAGTCATTCAAGGGCTTCCAAATTTAGCAAAACATATTGAGACAATTCGTACTTTCGGAGTAGAGCCTGTCGTCGGGATCAACCGTTTCATCAAGGACTCCCCGTCTGAAATAGATGCCATTCTAAATTGGTGTAAAGAGAAGGGGATTCGTGTGGCAATCGCAAATGTTTGGGAAGACGGAGGAGAAGGCGGCATAGAGCTAGCGAAAGAGGTGCTCGATGTGCTTAACGAACCAAACAATTTCGCTGCTTTATATGATGTCGAAGAATCCATCTACAATAAAGTTCGTAAAATTGTACAACAAGTTTACGGCGGGGAAGATGTTATTTTTACTGACCAAGCACAACGCAATATGAAAGACATCGAACGAAATGGGTGGGACGTCTTGCCGATTTGCATGGCGAAAACACAGTATTCATTTTCAGACGAGCCTAAACTTTTGGGACGGCCTGAAGGTTTTTCAATTACTGTGCGCGAAATTATCCCTAAACTCGGCGCAGGTTTCTTAGTCTGCCTAACAGGCGATATTATGACGATGCCAGGGTTACCAAAATCACCGGCAGCATTAAATATGGATGTTGATGAAAATGGAAATGCGATCGGTTTGATGTAG
- a CDS encoding tyrosine phenol-lyase, translating into MGRRTAEPYKIKSVETLSMLSYEERKESLKRAGYNTFLIDSEDVYIDLLTDSGTTAMSDEQWGALMTGDEAYAGSKSWKKLEKAVQDFYGYQFVLPTHQGRGAENILSQLKIKDGDYVPGNMYFTTTRAHQEMNGAKFVDIIIDEAHNPTIDHPFKGNIDLGKLQKLIDEVGAEKIPYVCLAVTVNLAGGQPVSMQNMKDVYELCQTHNIDVFFDATRCVENAFFIKEREEGFAEKPIAQILKEMLSYSDGCTMSGKKDCLVNIGGFLAMNDEQLYIRSRELVVVYEGMPSYGGMAGRDMEAMAIGIREAVDDHYIEHRIGQVRHLGNQLIEAGVPIVLPIGGHAVFLDAKSFLPHLKQDEFPAQALAAALYLDSGVRSMERGIISAGRNIETGENNRPELELVRLTIPRRVYTNNHMDVVVDSIVDLFEKRDEIGGLKMDYEPPTLRFFNARFSPLATSNELISEQNKKVSIE; encoded by the coding sequence TTGGGAAGAAGAACGGCTGAACCTTACAAAATCAAAAGCGTAGAAACACTTTCGATGCTATCCTATGAAGAAAGAAAAGAATCTTTGAAACGAGCGGGCTATAATACGTTTCTGATTGATTCCGAAGATGTTTATATCGATCTTTTGACCGATAGTGGGACGACAGCAATGAGTGATGAACAATGGGGAGCACTTATGACCGGGGATGAAGCTTATGCCGGGAGTAAAAGTTGGAAAAAACTTGAAAAGGCTGTGCAGGACTTTTACGGTTATCAATTCGTTTTGCCGACTCATCAAGGGCGCGGCGCTGAAAATATTTTATCTCAATTAAAAATTAAAGATGGCGACTACGTTCCCGGGAATATGTATTTTACAACGACTCGCGCGCATCAAGAAATGAACGGCGCAAAGTTTGTTGATATTATTATCGACGAAGCGCATAATCCGACAATCGACCATCCTTTTAAAGGCAATATCGACTTAGGGAAACTCCAGAAATTAATCGACGAAGTCGGAGCTGAAAAAATTCCATATGTTTGTTTAGCCGTTACTGTCAATTTAGCAGGTGGACAGCCGGTTAGCATGCAAAATATGAAAGACGTATATGAACTTTGTCAAACGCATAATATTGATGTTTTTTTCGATGCGACCCGATGCGTTGAAAACGCTTTCTTTATTAAAGAACGTGAAGAAGGTTTCGCTGAAAAGCCGATTGCTCAAATCTTAAAGGAAATGTTATCGTATTCCGATGGTTGCACAATGAGCGGTAAAAAAGATTGTTTAGTCAATATCGGTGGTTTTCTTGCTATGAATGACGAACAACTTTATATTCGGTCGCGCGAACTTGTCGTCGTGTATGAAGGAATGCCTTCTTACGGCGGAATGGCTGGACGGGATATGGAAGCGATGGCTATCGGTATTCGAGAAGCCGTTGACGATCATTATATTGAACATCGCATCGGGCAAGTTCGCCATCTCGGCAATCAATTGATTGAAGCCGGTGTACCGATCGTGTTGCCGATTGGAGGCCACGCGGTCTTTCTAGATGCAAAGTCATTTCTCCCGCATTTAAAACAAGATGAGTTTCCGGCACAAGCTTTAGCTGCTGCACTCTATCTTGACTCAGGTGTTCGCAGTATGGAAAGAGGCATTATTTCCGCGGGCCGCAATATCGAAACGGGCGAAAATAATAGACCCGAGCTTGAACTTGTCCGCTTAACGATTCCTAGAAGAGTTTACACGAATAATCATATGGACGTTGTCGTAGATTCAATCGTTGATCTGTTTGAAAAACGGGATGAGATTGGCGGGCTTAAAATGGATTACGAACCGCCTACGTTACGATTTTTCAATGCACGATTTTCCCCGTTGGCTACTAGCAACGAATTAATTAGCGAGCAAAACAAAAAAGTTTCGATTGAATAA
- a CDS encoding M3 family oligoendopeptidase — MLKFEDFQYVRPDMNEIKNEFKVFLAEFRNASSFEQQNEVIEKIIAIGNEFSTQANLVYIRASINTNDEFYQKERDYFDEIEPEYQELDTAYYKELVSTPFRKQLEEKWGAQLFALAENSIKSFSPEVLPLLQQENKLASDYSKLVASAQIEFDGKTLTLAQLAPYAESTERSVRKSAMEASYKFYADNGDKFDEIYDKLVKLRHEIATTLGFKNFVELGYLRMNRIGYNAEMVKNFRDQVRDHIVPLANRLYERQAERIEVDTLKFYDQSLNFLTGNATPQGSPEWIIENGKKMYAELSPETDEFFRYMTDKNLMDLEAKTGKEAGGYCTFIDNYDSPFIFSNFNGTSGDIDVLTHEAGHAFQVYCSRNIGIPEYMWPTHEGAEIHSMSMEFFTWPWMELFFKEQTDKYKFAHLSSSLLFLPYGVAVDEFQHAVYENPEMTPAERKAAWKEIEATYLPSRDYDGIHYLESGSVWQRQGHIYQSPFYYIDYTLAQICAFQFWKRSQEDQESAWKDYLHLCKLGGSKPFTELVAEANLISPFADGCVESVIGTIESWLDSVDDKAL, encoded by the coding sequence TTGTTGAAATTTGAAGATTTTCAATATGTTAGACCCGACATGAATGAAATTAAAAATGAATTTAAAGTTTTTCTTGCAGAATTCCGAAATGCAAGCTCGTTTGAACAGCAAAATGAAGTTATTGAAAAAATCATTGCCATCGGAAATGAATTTTCAACACAAGCCAATCTTGTTTACATTCGTGCTTCCATTAATACAAATGATGAGTTTTATCAAAAAGAACGTGATTATTTTGATGAAATTGAACCTGAATATCAAGAACTTGATACTGCATATTACAAAGAACTTGTATCCACTCCATTTAGAAAACAACTCGAAGAAAAATGGGGTGCACAATTATTTGCACTCGCAGAAAACTCTATTAAATCTTTTTCGCCAGAAGTTCTGCCTCTTTTACAACAGGAAAATAAATTGGCTTCTGATTACTCGAAACTCGTTGCTTCGGCACAGATTGAGTTTGACGGTAAAACATTGACGCTAGCACAATTAGCACCATATGCTGAGTCAACAGAACGCTCAGTTCGAAAATCTGCCATGGAAGCTTCTTATAAGTTCTACGCTGACAATGGCGACAAGTTTGATGAAATATACGACAAGCTCGTTAAACTACGTCATGAAATCGCAACGACTTTAGGGTTTAAGAACTTTGTAGAACTTGGCTACTTACGTATGAATCGAATTGGTTACAATGCTGAAATGGTTAAAAACTTCCGCGATCAAGTTAGAGACCACATCGTTCCTCTAGCGAATCGTTTATATGAACGCCAAGCGGAACGAATCGAAGTTGATACATTAAAGTTTTATGATCAATCCCTTAACTTCTTAACCGGAAATGCAACACCGCAGGGCAGTCCTGAGTGGATTATTGAAAACGGTAAAAAAATGTATGCCGAGTTATCACCTGAAACAGATGAGTTTTTCCGGTACATGACTGATAAAAACTTGATGGACCTTGAAGCGAAAACAGGCAAAGAGGCAGGCGGTTATTGTACCTTTATCGATAATTATGACTCCCCTTTTATCTTTTCAAACTTCAATGGTACTTCTGGAGATATCGATGTATTAACACATGAAGCCGGGCATGCCTTCCAAGTCTATTGCAGTCGCAATATCGGTATTCCTGAATACATGTGGCCGACGCATGAAGGTGCAGAAATCCACTCGATGAGCATGGAATTTTTCACTTGGCCTTGGATGGAATTGTTTTTCAAAGAACAGACTGATAAATATAAATTCGCCCATTTAAGTAGCAGTCTTCTATTTTTACCGTATGGCGTAGCAGTTGACGAGTTTCAACATGCTGTATATGAAAATCCTGAAATGACACCAGCTGAACGTAAAGCTGCATGGAAAGAAATCGAAGCGACTTATTTGCCTTCACGCGATTATGATGGCATTCATTACTTGGAATCGGGCAGTGTTTGGCAACGCCAAGGTCATATCTATCAATCACCGTTTTATTATATCGACTATACACTTGCACAAATTTGCGCGTTCCAATTTTGGAAACGTTCACAAGAAGATCAAGAGAGCGCGTGGAAAGATTACTTGCATCTTTGTAAACTTGGCGGATCAAAACCATTCACGGAGCTAGTTGCTGAAGCCAATCTGATTTCACCGTTTGCAGATGGCTGTGTTGAATCAGTAATTGGAACAATAGAATCTTGGTTAGATTCAGTAGACGATAAAGCATTATAA